Proteins co-encoded in one Arachis hypogaea cultivar Tifrunner chromosome 13, arahy.Tifrunner.gnm2.J5K5, whole genome shotgun sequence genomic window:
- the LOC112791941 gene encoding ribonuclease 1: MESKGSILMLMKLVVLQYLAVVCVSQDFDFFYFVQQWPGSYCDTKSSCCYPTSGKPAADFGIHGLWPNNNDGSYPSNCDSNNAFQPSLVSDLTSSLQRNWATLACPSGNGIQFWSHEWEKHGTCSESTLKQHDYFQTALNLKQRANILRALTNAGIAPNGNAYSLSSIKGAIKQGVGYTPYIECNVDSSGNSQLYQVYLCVDASASRFIECPVFPNAKCASQIQFPPF; encoded by the exons ATGGAATCTAAGGGGTCGATATTGATGTTGATGAAGCTTGTGGTGCTTCAGTACTTGGCAGTTGTGTGTGTCTCACAGGATTTTGATTTCTTCTACTTTGTTCAGCag TGGCCAGGATCTTACTGTGACACAAAGAGCAGTTGCTGCTACCCAACAAGCGGGAAGCCCGCTGCAGATTTCGGCATTCATGGCCTCTGGCCTAACAACAATGATGGGTCTTACCCTTCTAACTGTGACTCTAACAATGCTTTTCAACCATCTCTGGTATCAGATCTGACAAGCAGCTTACAAAGAAACTGGGCGACACTGGCATGTCCAAGTGGGAATGGGATACAATTCTGGAGCCATGAATGGGAGAAGCATGGAACTTGCTCAGAGTCAACGTTGAAGCAACATGACTACTTCCAAACAGCTCTGAATCTGAAACAGAGAGCCAATATCCTGAGAGCCCTTACAAATGCAGGAATAGCGCCAAATGGGAATGCTTACAGCTTGAGCAGCATAAAGGGAGCCATCAAGCAAGGAGTAGGGTACACTCCATACATAGAGTGCAACGTGGACTCCTCAGGGAACAGCCAGCTGTACCAAGTGTACCTGTGTGTCGATGCATCTGCTTCACGCTTCATTGAGTGCCCTGTCTTCCCCAACGCCAAATGTGCTTCCCAGATTCAGTTCCCTCCATTCTAG